One region of Channa argus isolate prfri chromosome 20, Channa argus male v1.0, whole genome shotgun sequence genomic DNA includes:
- the LOC137105751 gene encoding ras-related protein Rab-5C-like produces the protein MAGRGGGVTRPNGATATNKICQFKLVLLGESAVGKSSLVLRFVKGQFHEFQESTIGAAFLTQTVCLDDTTVKFEIWDTAGQERYHSLAPMYYRGAQAAIVVYDITNADTFARAKNWVKELQRQASPNIVIALAGNKADIANKRAVELQEAQAYADDNTLLFMETSAKTAMNVNEIFMAIAKKLPKNDPQGGAGQGGRTRPGVDLHEAAPQSRSGQCCSGN, from the exons ATGGCTGGACGTGGTGGCGGAGTGACTAGGCCTAATGGTGCCACAGCCACAAACAAAATTTGCCAGTTCAAACTGGTGCTGCTGGGGGAGTCAGCAGTGGGCAAGTCCAGCTTAGTGCTGCGCTTTGTCAAAGGCCAGTTTCATGAGTTCCAGGAGAGTACCATTGGAG CTGCCTTCCTTACTCAGACTGTCTGTCTGGATGACACCACTGTGAAGTTTGAGATCTGGGACACAGCAGGTCAAGAGCGCTACCACAGCTTGGCTCCAATGTACTACAGAGGAGCACAGGCAGCCATTGTGGTCTATGATATCACCAACGCG GATACTTTTGCACGAGCAAAAAACTGGGTGAAGGAGCTGCAAAGACAAGCCAGTCCCAACATAGTCATTGCCCTGGCTGGAAATAAAGCAGACATCGCAAACAAGAGAGCTGTGGAGCTTCAG GAGGCGCAAGCATATGCTGATGACAACACTCTACTCTTCATGGAGACCTCAGCCAAGACTGCCATGAACGTCAATGAAATTTTTATGGCTATCG CAAAGAAGCTACCGAAGAATGATCCTCAGGGTGGGGCTGGACAAGGGGGACGGACCAGGCCAGGTGTGGATCTACACGAAGCTGCTCCTCAGAGCCGCAGTGGCCAATGCTGCAGTGGCAATTAG